The following coding sequences are from one Lujinxingia vulgaris window:
- a CDS encoding 4Fe-4S binding protein yields MRQKGSLGWLKHDLTHRGPTAWLLTLGLFAFYFILYYGGRTLAGVPIPDLFTPIAQALHLPSKWTFYGLLYTLAIAIGGAYVIYKYRHNRYQVIRTSVVIFVQATLAFSVPWILTIFEQPEYYFSYLWPLKMEYFYPSTILSMPLPFILFSLLGSLIMVPLLGIFFGKRWYCSWVCGCGGLANTAGEPFRHLSNKSSKAWAFEKWSIHITLFLALLTTALVIASWGVGENYPVFAEQAASLRSLYGFVVATLLSGIIGVALYPVGGTRVWCRYFCPMAAILGLVQKFGRYRIRVKDNMCISCGMCSTYCEMGIDVRAYAQRNQDFVRASCVGCGICAEVCPRGVLRLENRWRRDPQELSMDALLNETYRG; encoded by the coding sequence GTGAGACAAAAAGGATCTCTGGGCTGGCTTAAACACGACCTGACCCACCGCGGCCCCACCGCCTGGCTTTTGACGCTGGGGCTCTTCGCCTTCTACTTCATCCTCTACTACGGCGGGCGCACCCTGGCCGGGGTGCCCATCCCGGACCTCTTCACGCCCATTGCACAGGCGCTGCATCTCCCCAGCAAGTGGACCTTCTACGGGTTGCTCTACACCCTGGCGATCGCCATCGGCGGGGCGTACGTCATCTATAAGTACCGGCATAACCGCTACCAGGTTATCCGCACCTCGGTGGTGATCTTTGTGCAGGCCACCCTGGCGTTCTCGGTGCCCTGGATCCTGACGATCTTCGAGCAACCCGAGTACTACTTCAGCTATTTGTGGCCGCTGAAGATGGAGTATTTCTACCCGTCGACGATCCTGTCGATGCCGCTGCCCTTTATCCTCTTTAGCCTGCTGGGCTCGCTTATCATGGTGCCGCTGCTGGGGATCTTTTTTGGCAAGCGCTGGTACTGCTCCTGGGTCTGCGGCTGCGGGGGGCTGGCCAACACCGCCGGAGAGCCCTTTCGGCATCTCTCAAACAAGTCGAGCAAGGCCTGGGCCTTTGAGAAGTGGTCGATTCACATCACGCTCTTTTTAGCGCTTTTGACCACGGCCCTTGTCATCGCCTCCTGGGGGGTTGGCGAGAACTACCCGGTCTTTGCCGAGCAGGCCGCCAGCCTGCGCTCGCTCTACGGTTTTGTGGTCGCAACGCTGCTCTCGGGCATCATCGGCGTGGCGCTCTACCCGGTGGGCGGCACGCGGGTCTGGTGCCGCTATTTTTGCCCGATGGCCGCGATCCTCGGGCTTGTGCAGAAGTTCGGGCGCTACCGCATCCGCGTCAAAGACAACATGTGCATCAGCTGCGGGATGTGCTCGACCTACTGCGAGATGGGCATCGACGTGCGCGCTTACGCCCAGCGCAACCAGGATTTTGTGCGCGCGAGCTGCGTGGGCTGCGGCATCTGCGCGGAGGTCTGCCCCCGCGGAGTGCTGCGCCTGGAAAACCGCTGGCGCCGCGATCCTCAAGAACTCTCGATGGACGCCCTGCTCAACGAGACCTACCGCGGCTAA
- a CDS encoding YceI family protein produces the protein MHTKTWMILLIAALTLAVACESEIDGKAAAEVAEPAAEATEEAAPAEEAAEAKEVRELAFNTETSKIEWVGAKVTGDHTGGFEKWEGVGHVSGDATLEKVAFTVDTTSIYSDNDRLTGHLKSDDFFAVEKHPTASFESTEIVEGAEGDATHTVTGNMTMLGNTKQITFPVTASVEDNTLKVASEFTIKRFDFGIEYKGQADDLIRDEVLMKLNMELPLTAEAVAAEPAAEEAAAEGSEG, from the coding sequence ATGCACACCAAGACCTGGATGATCCTTCTGATTGCGGCGCTTACCCTTGCCGTGGCCTGTGAGAGCGAGATCGACGGCAAGGCCGCCGCCGAGGTCGCCGAGCCTGCCGCTGAGGCCACCGAAGAAGCCGCACCGGCCGAAGAAGCTGCCGAAGCGAAGGAAGTCCGCGAGCTGGCCTTCAACACCGAGACCTCCAAGATCGAATGGGTTGGCGCCAAAGTTACCGGCGACCACACCGGCGGGTTTGAGAAGTGGGAAGGCGTCGGCCACGTCTCCGGCGATGCGACCCTTGAGAAAGTGGCGTTCACCGTGGACACCACCTCGATCTACTCCGACAACGATCGCCTGACCGGGCACCTCAAGAGCGACGACTTCTTCGCGGTCGAGAAGCACCCGACGGCCAGCTTCGAGTCGACCGAGATCGTGGAAGGCGCCGAAGGCGATGCGACCCACACCGTCACCGGCAACATGACCATGCTGGGCAACACCAAGCAGATCACCTTCCCGGTGACCGCCTCGGTGGAAGACAACACGCTCAAGGTCGCCAGCGAGTTCACCATCAAGCGTTTTGACTTTGGTATCGAGTACAAGGGTCAGGCTGACGACCTGATCCGCGACGAAGTGCTCATGAAGCTCAACATGGAGCTTCCGCTGACCGCCGAAGCGGTTGCCGCTGAGCCGGCCGCCGAAGAGGCCGCCGCTGAAGGCAGCGAAGGCTAA
- a CDS encoding acyl-CoA thioesterase encodes MNASNPFSTTLRVRGYELDVFGHVNNAVYLNYFEHCRWEAFGQLGGDVRKSDAQMVVRKLSVEYMAAAFLFDEIEVSLWIERLGRTSATFGQSLRRISDGQVLATAEFVMVTIDATGRPVEVPQWLREQHQP; translated from the coding sequence GTGAACGCTTCCAACCCCTTTAGCACAACGCTGCGCGTTCGAGGTTACGAGCTCGACGTCTTCGGACATGTCAACAACGCTGTCTACCTCAATTATTTTGAGCATTGTCGCTGGGAGGCTTTTGGCCAGCTCGGCGGCGATGTGCGCAAGAGCGACGCGCAGATGGTCGTGCGCAAGCTCAGCGTGGAGTATATGGCCGCGGCATTTCTCTTCGATGAGATTGAGGTCTCACTGTGGATCGAGCGCCTGGGTCGCACCAGCGCCACATTCGGGCAGTCGCTTCGGCGAATCTCCGATGGGCAGGTGCTGGCCACCGCGGAGTTCGTCATGGTGACGATCGACGCGACCGGCCGTCCGGTGGAAGTTCCTCAGTGGTTGCGGGAACAACATCAGCCCTGA
- a CDS encoding DNA gyrase inhibitor YacG, producing MSEKKTRPHCPICRAEVELLDQNKDFPFCSERCKSKDLGKWFGGAYLVPGRAASPEEIVEEVRRPRQND from the coding sequence ATGAGTGAAAAAAAGACGCGCCCCCATTGCCCGATCTGCCGCGCGGAGGTCGAGCTCCTCGATCAGAACAAAGACTTTCCCTTCTGCTCCGAGCGCTGCAAAAGCAAAGATCTGGGCAAATGGTTCGGCGGCGCCTACCTGGTACCCGGCCGCGCCGCCTCCCCCGAGGAGATCGTCGAGGAGGTTCGACGCCCCCGCCAGAACGACTGA
- the htpG gene encoding molecular chaperone HtpG, with product MAQEKETRAFEAEVSQVLRLMIHAMYSNKEVFLRELVSNASDAIDKLRFEALADAALRADQGEPAITITLDKEARTLTIADNGIGMSREEVTRSIGTIASSGTREFLERLSGDQKADANLIGQFGVGFYSAFIVAERVELTTRRAGSDEAVRWESTGEGDYTLEAAEKEEVGTEIVLHLREEEDEFLEPLRVETVIRRYSDHISFPILLVEKIDEGEGEKDEEIRQLNQASALWTRPGSEISEEDYTEFYHHVARAFDEPLTRVHTTVEGRLKFTLLLFVPSARPFDLAMGGQERTGGVKLYVKRVFIMDEAEVFLPRYLRFVRGVVDSDDLPLNVSRELLQDNRVVRSMRQTAVKKVLEALEELSADAEKYATFWKAFGPILKEGVIEDADRREQVAALARFASTGTEGAEQTLSLAQYIERMRPGQDAIYYVTADSYEAALASPHLEIFKARGVEVLVLTDAVDEWLVNHLSEFEGKTLRSVDRGALDLESLGKSDEAQAGEEGDDKADATENDESSESQEAPAPWLGEVGELLGERVREVRLSKRLTDSPSCLVREEWEIGERMRRILEQAGESVPSSAPILELNEKHPLVERLVSESDDERRRQFAELLLDQARLAEGGQLEAPALFVRRINDLLLELLSEDRAEK from the coding sequence ATGGCTCAAGAAAAAGAGACGCGGGCCTTTGAGGCCGAGGTCAGCCAGGTGCTGCGGCTGATGATTCACGCGATGTACTCCAATAAGGAGGTCTTTTTGAGGGAGCTGGTCTCCAACGCCTCCGACGCCATCGACAAGCTGCGCTTTGAGGCCCTGGCCGACGCCGCGCTGCGCGCTGACCAGGGCGAGCCGGCCATCACCATCACGCTTGATAAAGAGGCGCGCACGCTGACCATCGCCGATAACGGTATCGGCATGAGCCGCGAGGAAGTCACCCGCAGCATCGGCACCATCGCCAGCAGCGGCACCCGCGAGTTTCTGGAGCGCTTAAGCGGCGACCAGAAAGCCGACGCCAACCTCATCGGCCAGTTCGGCGTGGGGTTTTATTCGGCCTTCATCGTCGCCGAGCGCGTGGAGCTGACCACGCGCCGCGCCGGCAGCGACGAGGCCGTGCGCTGGGAGTCCACCGGCGAGGGCGATTACACCCTGGAGGCGGCCGAGAAGGAGGAGGTCGGCACCGAGATCGTGCTGCATCTTCGCGAGGAGGAAGATGAGTTTCTGGAACCGCTGCGCGTCGAGACGGTGATCCGCCGCTACTCCGACCACATCTCTTTTCCCATCCTTCTGGTCGAGAAGATCGACGAGGGTGAGGGGGAGAAAGACGAGGAGATACGCCAGCTTAACCAGGCCTCGGCGCTGTGGACCCGCCCAGGCTCCGAGATCAGCGAGGAGGACTACACCGAGTTCTACCACCACGTGGCCCGCGCCTTTGATGAGCCGCTGACCCGGGTGCACACCACGGTGGAGGGCCGCCTCAAGTTCACGCTCCTCCTCTTCGTGCCCTCCGCTCGCCCCTTCGATCTGGCGATGGGCGGTCAGGAGCGCACAGGTGGCGTGAAGCTCTACGTCAAACGCGTCTTCATCATGGATGAGGCCGAGGTCTTCTTGCCCCGCTACCTGCGTTTTGTGCGCGGGGTGGTCGACAGCGACGATCTTCCCCTGAACGTCTCCCGCGAACTTCTGCAGGATAACCGTGTGGTGCGCTCGATGCGCCAGACCGCAGTCAAGAAGGTGCTCGAAGCGCTCGAAGAGCTCAGCGCCGACGCCGAGAAGTACGCCACCTTCTGGAAGGCCTTTGGCCCCATCCTCAAAGAGGGCGTGATCGAAGACGCGGACCGTCGCGAGCAGGTAGCGGCGCTCGCGCGCTTTGCCTCCACCGGCACCGAGGGGGCTGAGCAGACGCTGAGTCTTGCGCAGTACATCGAGCGGATGCGCCCCGGTCAGGACGCCATCTACTACGTGACCGCCGATAGCTATGAGGCGGCGCTGGCCAGCCCGCACCTCGAGATTTTTAAGGCCCGCGGCGTCGAGGTGCTCGTGCTCACCGACGCGGTCGACGAGTGGCTGGTCAACCACCTGAGTGAGTTCGAGGGCAAGACGCTGCGTTCGGTGGACCGCGGGGCGCTTGATCTGGAGTCGCTTGGCAAGTCCGACGAGGCGCAGGCAGGCGAAGAGGGCGACGACAAGGCCGATGCGACCGAGAACGACGAGAGCTCCGAGTCGCAGGAGGCCCCGGCGCCCTGGCTTGGTGAGGTCGGCGAGCTGCTGGGGGAGCGGGTGCGGGAGGTGCGCCTGTCCAAACGTCTGACCGACTCTCCCTCGTGCCTGGTGCGCGAGGAGTGGGAGATTGGCGAGCGTATGCGGCGCATTCTGGAGCAGGCTGGCGAGTCGGTGCCGTCGAGCGCGCCGATTCTCGAGCTCAATGAAAAGCATCCTCTGGTGGAGCGTCTGGTCTCGGAGTCGGATGACGAGCGTCGCCGGCAATTTGCGGAGCTCCTGCTCGATCAGGCGCGTCTTGCCGAGGGCGGTCAGCTTGAGGCGCCGGCGCTCTTTGTGCGGCGAATCAACGATCTTTTGCTGGAACTCTTGAGCGAAGATCGCGCCGAGAAGTAA
- a CDS encoding enoyl-CoA hydratase/isomerase family protein codes for MSETIRVERQDGVLEIIFDRPERKNALTLAMYTEAARQLQLAGDDEAIRCVILRGEGGHFSSGNDLKDFMNDPPVDENSPVFRFLLALRRCPKPVIAAVEGYAIGIGTTMLLHCDLVYAAPTTRFRLPFVELGLVPEAGSSLILGQIAGHRLAAELLYLGDFFDGEMALRCGIVNELVDDGEVAARAQQVAEKLSAKSPQALRLTKSLLRRGDEQQVIEAMRAEAAIFAARLGSEDFQAAVAGFLGKK; via the coding sequence ATGAGTGAGACGATCCGTGTGGAGCGCCAGGATGGCGTGCTGGAGATTATCTTTGATCGCCCCGAGCGCAAAAATGCCCTGACGCTGGCGATGTACACCGAGGCCGCTCGCCAGCTGCAGCTGGCCGGCGATGATGAGGCGATCCGCTGCGTGATCCTGCGCGGGGAGGGCGGCCACTTCAGCAGCGGAAACGACCTCAAAGATTTTATGAACGATCCGCCGGTCGATGAAAACAGCCCGGTGTTTCGATTTCTGCTGGCGCTTCGCCGCTGCCCCAAACCGGTGATCGCCGCGGTGGAGGGCTACGCCATCGGCATCGGCACGACGATGCTCCTGCACTGCGACCTTGTGTATGCCGCGCCCACCACGCGTTTTCGCCTGCCTTTTGTGGAGCTGGGCCTTGTGCCGGAGGCCGGCTCCAGCCTGATCCTGGGGCAGATCGCCGGGCATCGCCTGGCCGCGGAGCTCCTTTATCTGGGCGACTTCTTCGATGGCGAGATGGCGCTTCGCTGCGGCATCGTCAACGAACTTGTCGACGATGGCGAGGTGGCGGCCCGGGCACAGCAGGTGGCCGAGAAGCTCTCGGCGAAGTCACCCCAGGCGCTGCGCCTGACCAAATCGCTGCTGCGCCGCGGCGATGAGCAGCAGGTCATTGAGGCAATGCGCGCCGAGGCCGCGATTTTTGCGGCGCGCCTGGGCTCGGAAGACTTCCAGGCGGCGGTCGCCGGGTTTTTAGGTAAAAAATAA
- a CDS encoding bifunctional serine/threonine-protein kinase/formylglycine-generating enzyme family protein yields MSHHDENAAEMPAGADTLTHAPEPTNPALPATARPFERRATPGAVAYHSTPEVGQKIGRYINLGLIGRGGSGEVYRVRDPTLNRRLVLKIIRPERVEDPGALARFIDEAQLTSQLDHPGIVPVHELGKLDDGRIFFAMREVRGRTLSKVIAERHEEYRALPAAERDWDRAFRSLISIFLRACEPIAYAHSRGILHRDLKPSNIMVGDYGEVQVLDWGLAKIRGRSGEHGELGGTDSEVTTDRAQEAVYETHQGSIVGTPAFMSPEQARGEHDRLGPAADVYSLGAILFKVLDGRAPFEGPSATAIILKVMAGLERSPGEELGAPAALIEVCLRAMSPEPEHRPPDADALAKIISDWRDGANRRQQALSLVAQADELIPRHTALRERADRLRRESRQRLDQLSHTAPVDKKRAAWELEEEALFLDRQAGAMRAQAVRHLESALAHVPDLGEAHDRLAGIYQHDHARAELERDLTRATSLEIFIRSHNTGRFDDYLSGNGQLNLLTDPPGARVEIFRYVQKDRRLIPGLKRFLGFTPLIGTELAMGSYLVVLNAAGRQTVRYPVVIERQERWTGIPPGADRPRHIELPFSDELSEDEIYVPAGYFWQGGDPMVSSSPPREVTWVDAFVIRRHPVTHHEYLTFLNDLIARGRDDEAQTHCPRGAIHQSGGLIYTRDETGHYTIDDAQHPDVGTWPVANISWHSARAFAAWESARTLKPWRLPTEAEWEKAARGVDGRFFPWGDFLDPTWCNMVHSGAQAPVPVEHFPDDESPYGLRGAAGNIRDWCADIIGSDESSTHPHRGGFWFATPENCRLTSRELRPGTSTSVGVGFRLARDYGRSKRG; encoded by the coding sequence ATGTCCCATCACGACGAAAACGCAGCGGAGATGCCGGCGGGGGCCGACACGCTCACGCATGCGCCGGAGCCGACCAACCCGGCGCTTCCGGCGACGGCGCGGCCCTTTGAGCGGCGGGCGACTCCCGGAGCGGTGGCGTACCATAGCACCCCGGAGGTGGGTCAGAAGATCGGGCGCTACATCAACCTGGGGCTGATTGGCCGCGGGGGCAGCGGGGAGGTCTATCGGGTGCGCGACCCCACGCTCAACCGTCGGCTGGTGCTCAAGATCATTCGCCCCGAGCGCGTCGAAGATCCGGGCGCGCTGGCCCGCTTTATCGACGAGGCCCAGCTCACCTCCCAGCTCGACCACCCGGGCATTGTGCCGGTGCATGAGCTCGGCAAGCTCGACGACGGCCGCATCTTCTTCGCGATGCGCGAGGTGCGCGGGCGCACCCTCTCCAAAGTTATCGCCGAGCGTCACGAGGAGTACCGCGCCCTGCCGGCGGCCGAGCGGGACTGGGACCGCGCCTTTCGCTCGCTGATCAGCATCTTTTTGCGCGCCTGTGAACCCATCGCCTACGCCCACTCCCGGGGCATCCTGCACCGCGACTTAAAGCCCTCCAATATCATGGTCGGCGACTACGGTGAGGTGCAGGTTCTGGACTGGGGCCTGGCCAAGATCCGCGGGCGAAGTGGCGAACACGGAGAGCTGGGCGGCACCGACAGCGAGGTCACTACCGATCGCGCTCAGGAGGCCGTCTATGAGACCCACCAGGGCAGCATCGTCGGCACACCGGCCTTTATGTCGCCGGAGCAGGCCCGCGGCGAACACGACCGCCTGGGCCCGGCAGCCGACGTCTACTCCCTGGGCGCGATCCTCTTTAAAGTCCTCGACGGACGCGCCCCCTTTGAGGGGCCCAGCGCCACGGCGATCATCCTCAAAGTGATGGCCGGTCTGGAGCGCTCCCCTGGTGAGGAGTTAGGTGCGCCGGCTGCGCTCATTGAGGTCTGCCTGCGCGCGATGTCGCCGGAGCCCGAGCACCGCCCCCCGGACGCCGACGCGCTCGCAAAGATCATCAGCGACTGGCGCGACGGCGCCAACCGCCGTCAGCAGGCCTTAAGCCTGGTGGCCCAGGCCGATGAACTCATCCCCCGTCACACCGCGCTGCGAGAGCGCGCCGATCGGTTGCGCCGCGAGTCGCGCCAGCGCCTCGATCAGCTCAGCCACACCGCGCCGGTCGATAAAAAACGCGCCGCCTGGGAGCTTGAGGAAGAAGCCCTCTTCCTCGATCGCCAGGCCGGTGCGATGCGCGCCCAGGCGGTGCGCCACCTGGAGTCGGCCCTGGCCCACGTCCCCGATCTGGGCGAAGCCCACGACCGCCTGGCCGGCATCTACCAGCATGATCACGCCCGCGCCGAGCTGGAGCGCGACCTCACCCGCGCCACCTCGCTGGAGATCTTCATCCGCTCCCACAACACCGGCCGATTCGACGACTACCTCTCCGGCAACGGTCAGCTCAACCTGCTCACCGACCCGCCCGGCGCACGTGTGGAGATCTTCCGCTATGTTCAAAAAGATCGGCGTCTTATCCCCGGCCTCAAACGTTTTCTGGGCTTCACCCCGCTCATTGGCACCGAGCTTGCGATGGGCAGCTACCTGGTCGTGCTCAACGCCGCCGGCCGCCAGACGGTGCGCTACCCGGTGGTCATCGAACGCCAGGAGCGCTGGACCGGCATCCCCCCCGGCGCCGACCGCCCTCGCCACATCGAGCTCCCCTTTAGCGATGAGCTCTCCGAAGACGAGATCTACGTTCCGGCAGGATACTTCTGGCAGGGCGGAGACCCGATGGTTAGCAGCAGCCCGCCGCGTGAGGTGACCTGGGTCGACGCCTTTGTGATCCGCCGCCACCCGGTCACCCACCACGAATACCTCACATTTCTCAACGACCTCATCGCCCGGGGGCGCGACGATGAGGCACAGACGCACTGCCCCCGGGGCGCAATCCATCAAAGCGGGGGGCTCATCTACACCCGCGACGAGACGGGTCATTACACCATCGATGACGCCCAACATCCCGACGTGGGCACCTGGCCGGTAGCCAACATCAGCTGGCACAGCGCCCGCGCCTTCGCCGCCTGGGAGAGCGCCCGTACCCTCAAGCCCTGGCGACTTCCCACCGAAGCGGAGTGGGAAAAAGCCGCCCGCGGCGTCGACGGTCGCTTCTTCCCCTGGGGCGACTTTCTCGACCCCACCTGGTGCAATATGGTCCACTCCGGTGCCCAGGCCCCGGTGCCGGTTGAGCACTTCCCCGACGATGAGAGCCCCTACGGACTTCGGGGTGCCGCCGGAAACATCCGCGACTGGTGCGCCGACATCATCGGCTCCGACGAGAGCTCCACCCACCCCCACCGCGGCGGCTTCTGGTTCGCCACCCCGGAGAACTGCCGGCTGACCTCGCGCGAGCTGCGCCCGGGCACCTCCACCTCGGTCGGCGTGGGCTTTCGTCTGGCGCGCGACTACGGACGCTCGAAACGCGGCTGA
- a CDS encoding alpha/beta hydrolase, with product MSTSILEHPRITRSYFFPRADTPDEIFFVNSGDARLACAYHVHDPEAHTLVHFHGNGEVVADYIPWMADLLAGFGLNSFFVEYRGYGGSTGCPGLVSMLDDVDAVVDAIDQPVERIFAFGRSVGSLYALELAHRHPEIAGLVLESGIADVLERVLLRVSPSDLNTTFDDVQRETRRYFNHEAKLADFRKPLLIMHALRDHLVDVSHARRMHAWSSSYQKRLAIFEQGDHNSIFEANRTEYLRDLRLFLTLHARQR from the coding sequence ATGAGCACCTCCATCCTCGAACATCCCCGCATCACCCGCAGCTACTTCTTCCCCCGCGCCGACACCCCCGACGAGATCTTCTTCGTCAACAGCGGTGATGCCCGCCTGGCGTGCGCCTATCACGTGCATGACCCCGAGGCCCACACCCTGGTGCACTTTCACGGCAACGGGGAGGTCGTCGCCGATTATATCCCCTGGATGGCCGATCTGCTGGCGGGCTTCGGCCTCAACAGCTTCTTTGTCGAGTACCGCGGCTACGGCGGCTCCACCGGATGCCCGGGACTTGTGAGCATGCTCGATGATGTTGACGCCGTCGTCGACGCCATCGACCAACCCGTCGAGCGTATCTTTGCTTTTGGCCGCTCCGTGGGCTCGCTCTACGCCCTTGAGCTCGCCCACCGTCACCCCGAGATCGCCGGCCTGGTTCTGGAGAGCGGCATCGCTGATGTCCTCGAGCGCGTGCTGCTGCGCGTGAGCCCCTCCGATCTCAACACCACCTTCGACGACGTTCAGCGCGAGACGCGGCGCTACTTCAACCACGAAGCCAAGCTCGCCGACTTCCGAAAGCCGCTGCTGATCATGCACGCGCTGCGCGATCATCTCGTCGATGTCAGCCACGCCCGCCGCATGCACGCCTGGTCGAGCTCTTACCAGAAACGCCTGGCGATCTTTGAGCAGGGCGACCACAACTCCATCTTCGAGGCCAACCGCACCGAGTACCTGCGCGACCTGCGCCTCTTTCTGACCCTGCACGCCCGCCAGCGATAA
- a CDS encoding TetR/AcrR family transcriptional regulator, with protein sequence MKRLPTEQRRKQIADAALRIIAERGLRRFTVAAIAEEVGLADGTIFRHFDDKDDIVLEAVHQLEEALIAQETEYEGDPLERLGAFLHHRITLMRERPEFFKALFSDDLAQAGPPEAGERVRALKRRSMQFVRSHLQQAIDERLIEPGHSADALLYLVHGTALAIVFSGNDLKKVTGESLKSGAIWESLERLMRRS encoded by the coding sequence ATGAAACGACTTCCCACCGAGCAAAGACGCAAGCAAATCGCCGACGCGGCGCTGCGCATCATCGCCGAGCGCGGCCTGCGTCGCTTTACCGTCGCGGCGATCGCCGAGGAGGTGGGCCTGGCCGATGGCACGATCTTCCGTCACTTCGACGATAAAGATGACATCGTGCTCGAAGCGGTCCACCAGCTCGAAGAAGCCCTCATCGCGCAGGAGACCGAGTATGAGGGCGACCCGCTTGAGCGTCTCGGCGCCTTTCTGCACCACCGCATCACGCTGATGCGCGAGCGCCCCGAGTTCTTCAAAGCCCTCTTCTCCGACGACCTCGCCCAGGCCGGCCCTCCCGAGGCCGGTGAGCGTGTGCGCGCGCTCAAACGCCGCTCGATGCAATTTGTGCGCTCCCACCTCCAGCAAGCCATCGATGAGAGGCTCATCGAGCCCGGCCACAGCGCTGATGCGCTGCTCTACCTCGTCCACGGCACCGCGCTGGCGATTGTCTTTTCGGGCAATGACCTCAAAAAAGTCACCGGCGAGTCCCTCAAATCCGGCGCGATCTGGGAGAGCCTCGAGAGGTTGATGCGCCGCTCCTGA
- a CDS encoding TetR/AcrR family transcriptional regulator, translating to MSTRTSGKRSSAERRRQIASAALKIVAEGGLHQLTTAALAERVGLAEGTIFRHFHDKAEILAVATELIEEMFEHALPDTNDEALSRLGEFVRRRLTLVELYPGIQRIMFSDHLATSGSPEAVEQVARLKQRAIDFMLDALREARAKGQVREDIELDALLLIVHGTAMAAAFSVNQLAGRGIRLQADATWAAIEHLIRRPS from the coding sequence ATGAGCACACGAACATCCGGCAAGAGATCATCGGCCGAACGCCGACGCCAGATCGCTTCAGCAGCGCTGAAGATCGTGGCGGAGGGCGGGCTGCACCAGCTCACCACCGCCGCACTGGCCGAGCGCGTCGGTCTGGCCGAGGGCACCATCTTTCGGCACTTCCACGACAAAGCCGAGATCCTCGCGGTGGCCACCGAGCTTATCGAAGAGATGTTTGAGCACGCGCTGCCCGATACAAACGACGAAGCGCTCTCGCGCCTTGGCGAGTTCGTGCGCAGGCGCCTGACGCTGGTGGAGCTTTACCCGGGCATCCAGCGCATCATGTTCTCCGACCACCTGGCGACCTCCGGCTCTCCCGAGGCCGTGGAGCAGGTGGCGCGCCTGAAGCAGCGTGCCATCGACTTTATGCTCGACGCCCTTCGAGAGGCCCGCGCGAAGGGGCAGGTTCGCGAAGATATTGAGCTCGACGCCCTTCTGCTCATCGTGCACGGCACCGCCATGGCCGCGGCATTCTCCGTCAACCAGCTCGCCGGCCGCGGCATTCGACTTCAGGCCGACGCGACCTGGGCGGCCATCGAACACCTTATTCGCCGACCATCCTGA
- a CDS encoding efflux RND transporter periplasmic adaptor subunit, with product MSDNAEPQAAGETAVPPQAVRVITVEKRAMRQTLDYVGTIRATQQVALSAQLPGTLTSLHVDRGDRVTRGQLLARIDANDIAARRAQIAAEIQRARTENDYLCGRYATDQNLAEAGVIHSAQLDTSRNACESSAQAVAATEAKRGELEATLNKGVIHSPIDGYVLERSAEPGEDVGPGRPLLMLASDGLEVLVPVVESDLRRGIKPGTPALVSLSTSSEFEGQVDTIAPSARGAARSAEVTVALPENTTELRPGMSADVSFVLAALPDATPVPREALKATDEGWAIFIIENDIARRVDIERGIAQGGLIAVEPRLASGTKVAVSNLDALDEGARVYPVDAKGGQR from the coding sequence ATGAGCGACAACGCCGAACCTCAAGCCGCGGGCGAAACGGCCGTGCCTCCCCAGGCGGTGCGCGTGATCACCGTTGAAAAACGCGCGATGCGCCAGACCCTCGACTATGTGGGCACCATACGCGCCACACAGCAGGTCGCGCTGAGCGCGCAGCTCCCCGGCACGCTCACCTCCCTCCATGTCGACCGCGGCGATCGGGTCACCCGGGGCCAACTTCTGGCCCGCATCGATGCAAACGATATCGCGGCGCGCCGCGCTCAGATTGCCGCTGAGATTCAGCGCGCCCGCACCGAGAACGACTACCTCTGCGGACGCTATGCCACCGACCAGAACCTGGCCGAAGCCGGCGTCATTCACAGCGCGCAGCTCGACACCAGCCGCAACGCCTGCGAGAGCAGCGCGCAGGCGGTCGCCGCCACCGAGGCCAAACGCGGAGAGCTTGAGGCGACCCTAAACAAAGGAGTGATTCACTCCCCCATCGATGGCTACGTGCTCGAGCGCAGCGCGGAGCCCGGCGAAGATGTCGGCCCCGGCCGCCCCTTGCTGATGCTCGCCAGCGACGGACTGGAGGTGCTCGTGCCCGTCGTCGAGAGCGATCTTCGCCGGGGCATCAAGCCCGGCACGCCCGCCCTTGTGAGCCTGTCCACCAGCAGCGAGTTCGAGGGGCAGGTCGATACGATCGCCCCTTCTGCTCGCGGCGCGGCCCGAAGCGCCGAGGTGACCGTAGCGCTTCCCGAAAACACCACCGAACTTCGCCCCGGGATGTCCGCCGACGTCAGCTTCGTGCTCGCTGCGCTTCCCGACGCCACCCCCGTGCCCCGCGAGGCGCTTAAAGCCACCGACGAGGGATGGGCGATCTTCATCATTGAAAACGACATCGCCCGACGCGTCGACATCGAACGCGGCATCGCTCAAGGGGGGCTTATCGCCGTCGAACCCCGACTCGCCAGCGGCACAAAGGTCGCCGTGAGCAACCTCGACGCCCTCGATGAGGGCGCGCGCGTCTACCCGGTCGACGCTAAAGGAGGCCAGCGATGA